Sequence from the Prunus persica cultivar Lovell chromosome G5, Prunus_persica_NCBIv2, whole genome shotgun sequence genome:
TGAGACTATACTTTCATTTCTTCGAGATGCTAGTGATCGAGTTGAATTGGAAGATAGGGAGAGTGAATCGGAACTCTTAAATGCATTAGAAGGTACTGCAGCAGTTGCTTTAAATGGGAAGTGGGATGAGAAGATGGAATCTACATTTATCAATAACATTGGTCGCTACAGGCGTTACAAGTTTGATAGTGTTCGTGACTTATTGCGTGTCATACGGAACAAGCTAAACCATTACAGGGAACTTCCTCAAGACATTCAGGAAATACTGGGGCCAGTTCCCGAGGGCTTTAACAGTTATTTTTCAAGTCGATTTCCAAAACTTTTAATCGAGGTTTATAAAGTGTTGTACAGGTACTGCAAAGAGGAAGAATTCTTCTGTAAGTATATGAAAAGCAAACTACTATAACTGCTCCCCACCCGGCCTGTCTTAGCCACCTCACTTTCTTGACCTGTTTCAACGAATTAATTTAACTTTTGTAATTGCAaatgtattatatatgtacaaaCAGTGATAGTGCAAAAGTGAATGAAGAAGCTACATGTTATAGTGTTTCATTGATAAGAGACTTGCAAGTATAAAGCATGAAGCAAAAGTCAtgaacctctctctctctctctctctctctctctctctctgtgtatgCATAATTATGTCAGCCAATACTATCAAAGCCCAAACGGAATTGGTGTGAATCAAATTAAATCTCACTATGGAATCAGTCAAGCTCACGCATTTTGGGGAGCCTGCGGCAaagattctttcttttttattttaaagatttttctGTGATTTCTGACCACTTTCTGTTTCTTTCATGCTACCCTTTTCTACCACATGTACAGTACCAACTCTCCAGCATCCTGGGTTTAAATGACCAAATTGACCCTACTTAATCATTCATCACTATTAAAATGGTGGGTAAATATTGTAATTTGATAAAGCAGACCAGCGACAGACATTTTCCACTAGAGCAGAAAGTAGAAAGTGCCAACTCTCCTTTGAAGGCTTAAACAAAATCTCATTAGCTATATAGCGCCCTCAAACACAAAGTCGAACTTACTTCAATCACCATGGCCACCACCACCCTCCCACTCCTCCTCTTAGTAATTGTAAGCTCGTTCCAAAACGCGGTGGTTTCCGGTGTGGGCATAAACTACGGGACTCTCGGAAACAACCTGCCATCACCAAAGAGAGTAGCTCAGCTCCTCCAGGCCACTCTCATAGACAAGGTCAAAATCTATGACACCAACCCCGAAATCCTCCAGGCCTTTTCCAACACAGGCATCGACCTAATCGTCGCCGTCGAGAACAGCCATGTCTCCAACATCAGCACCGACGTGGCTGCTGCGGACGAGTGGTTTGCCACTCGTGTCCTGCCCTTCATTCCTGCCACTTCCATCACAGCCATTGCTGTAGGAAATGAATACTTAACCACAACAACAGCTGCTACAAAAAGTGACAAAGATCCCCAAGTGGACCCCACAGCTCTGGTCCAGGCAATGCAGAACTTGCACGCAGTGCTCATAGCCCGAGGGCTGGAGCGCAAGATCAAGGTCACCACCCCACACAGCATGGCCGTTCTAGCATCCTCATTTCCTCCTTCATCCTCAACTTTTGCCACAAATCTTGTGCCAACTATGACCTCCATAGCTGCCTTCTTGGCGGACACTGGCGCCCCTTTTATGGTCAATGCCTACCCTTACTTCGCATACCGGGACAACCCCGACATGGTCAATCTACAATACGCATTGCTAGGGAACTCAACCTCAAACGGTGTGCGTGACCCGAAAGGGTACACGTACACCAACATGCTGGATGCTCAGATTGATGCTGTTCGAGCCGCCATTGATGCACTCGGACTTGGACACCGGACCGTGGAGATCATGGTGTCTGAATCCGGGTGGCCATCCAAGGGTGACACCGGGGATATAGCCGCTACGCCGGAAAATGCCAAGACTTATAACACTAGGTTGATTGAGCGTGCCCAGTCTAACAAAGGGACACCCATGAAGCCTAATGACAAGGTTGAGGTATTTGTGTTTGCTTTGTTTAATGAGAACAAGAAGGAAGGGGGCGCGACAGAGAGAAATTTCGGGATTTTTAACGGGGACGGTTCGAAGGTGTACGAAGTGGATTTGAGCTGCAAATTTTGCAGCAACGATGGCAACGGAAATGGAGGAGGATTTGGGTTTGGTGAGAAAGTATCGGGTGTGATAAGGGGTCCATCTGTTTGGTGTGTTGCTAAGCCCCATGCTGATGAGAAGGTGCTTCAAGCTGTGTTGGATTTTTGctgtggaggtggtggtgtgGATTGCAGAGAGATCTATGAGAATGGTGATTGTTTTGAGCCTCAGAAGCTTCTTGCTCATGCATCTTATGCTATGAATGCCTACTATCAGATGCATGGCAGAAACTACTGGAATTGTGACTTCAAGGGCACTGGCTTAGTTACTTTCAGTGATCCAAGTAAGTATAATTAATAAATCCTAGACAGATTTCCCATTAATTCACACTTCATACAATTTTGATATTGTTCAACTAAtcttttcacccaaaaaagaaaaataacatatttaGCTAATCTTTTTACCAAAAGTATACATTGTTTAACTAAACTAGCTCACATCCCCACCCAAGTAAACCTTGGTTCGATTACGTAGAAGACAATCTTGAGGCAACCTAATGTAATACTCCCCTCTTCCCCTCTCTAtagtgaatgaaaaaaaaaaaaaaaaaaaaactaaactagCTCACCGAATTGGCCTGACACACATGTTAAGTTGTTGATTGTTCTGACTCTgtaaacaattattttttatggttaAGCCTAATCTAATCTGAAATGTGATTGTTATTAATGTTGTGATCTGTTTTTGCAATTTGTGATCAGCTTATGGGAGATGCCGGTATCCTCAACAGTAAATCAACAAGGAAGGAATGACAGAGGGCATAATCAATATGGTTGACAGCTAGCTCTTCACTCTTGAGTGTTGGTATTTCTAAAGTTAGGGCTTAAGATTTATTGGTCACATCCCGatgtaaaagaagaaaacaagaaaagtttGATTTGAAGGTTGTTCTGCgggattttgaattttaggCTGGTTTATCCTGAAAAAGGagtctttttctttggttgcaCATGGTTAAAAGTAAGATGTCTCCACAATCAAAGCCTTTTTTGTTTGACAAAAGTTCTCCCTCTTTTCTGATATGGAATCTTTTTATTGTGACctttgaaaaatacaaaatacaaaataaaataaaagaaagcaatGCATCCTGACATGAGACAATTTGAACAAAAAGGGCCCATTTAGGCACTGTTAATTTCAAAGAAATGAGTGAGTATTTATGAGAAACTCAGAGCATGACCCGCGTGGTTTCTGTTTGTAATTGAATATTTTCCGTAtcataaaaaaagagaaaaaaagaaacatacaGCTATGGCCTATGAGAAATATGGAAGAGAAATGCGCAGTATGATTGTGTGCATTCGGATGAGTAGGAGATGAATACAGTGAAGATGACTAGGAGATCATATTTCTATCTGGCATTTGAGTTTCTTCACAAGACAATATTGCTCTGAATACTGATCAATATTGAGATCTGGAGACGGCGAGTTAATTGAGTTATGTGgctggttttattttattttaagaaaaggTGGTAATCATTAGATAATCAAATTGTTACAAGATGAACAGCACGTAATAGGTAGCCTCATTTATGACAATTTATGACATTTTACCATGTAATGATGCTGATGATTCAAACCAATTATAGGAATTCTAGCTATCCTAACAATACAAACACGTTATAAATGGCATGCATAAAATGCAAGTTTATTCTGACAGTACATAAAAACAAACCATCTTCTGGCCTATGAagattttgaacttttctttctttgcccTTTGGTTCTAGATCAGGATGTTCAACTTAATAACAAGAAggattgaaaactgaaaatcaaaGCTGTAGAGGACATCGGATATAAAGAAATACACGCTTCAATTTTGACTCCGAAAATAACACataaaacaacaataattaTGATGGGGAGATGAGGCAGAAGGATATGCTAAATATTAGCTTGACATTGGCATCAGAATTCCAACATAAGTTCCCAGAATATaaagtatatacatatagattATTCAAAATAATACTAATGCTAAGGTAAGGTTAAATGAGGACTTACAAGCATTGATACAATTACGATGATCTAATGAATGAGTTAATTGTTGGAGTTAATTTCGCTCCTATTAGTCAtttctgtttgtttcttttcggGATTCCGCCCCAACTTGTCATCCTTATCATTGTCGGAAAACGATCTaactattttctttcttttacttCCACTATTGGAGGGGTCTTTCTTCTCATCAATTAATGATAAAAATCTCCGGAGTTGCCTAGATCGTGAGTTACCTGGACTAGTTGAAACACATGGTGTTGGGTCAGCATGGCGTAACTTGTTCAGAATTtgcaaaaaatatatgaagagAGCAATGAAGCAAGCTATTCCACATATGAGAAAGAGGCCCCAAAAACTTTTAAGGTGAAGCCGGTCTGACTCAAGTTCAGTGCTCTCTAAAGTGCAAGAGCTTTGCCTCAGCCACTTATCATAGATCCGCTGCAGATCACCATTCTCTGAGAGTTGTAGAAGTGCAGTTGACATGTCAACAGCTAAAGGAGAGTCGCGTGGAAATGCCTATCAtggcaaagaaaataaagacaggtcataattttgtatttctcGTATACATTAGGCTAACATGTAAAAGAATCTCAGAATATGAATGTTCCAAGAAAATATACTCACAAAACCCCAACCGCTTTTGGTGAACTCTTGACCTATAACCCTAAATTTGCACTGTGATGAGAGGAAGACTTCAACATAAGGACGCTCATCAACCACAGCAGCAACACCTCCGGCCTTTTTAGGACCAAGCTGGAGCGCCTGCGCATATGCTTGAGGAGACCCAAGGGGAATAAGCCTGGATTTGGATATGCCAAGTTCCTCACTCAAATAATGTTCAGCAAAGGAACCCACTTGATACCCAATTGGCTCATCACTATTTTTCAAGCTTTCAATTCCTTTAATTGGAGAAGATAGGTGCTGCACTGTAAGAATTGATGTCAGACTGGCAGTGTAACTTGAGTTGATTATCAAAACCACAAAGAGCCATATGATGAGAACTAGACGACCAAGGGTGCTCACAGTGTTCTCTCCTGTGGAGAGGGTGGAGAAGCAAGTCAGTTAAATGAATATTGTTTCAATAAGTCCACAAAAGCCAGATTTTATGAGGAAAGAAGCTAAGTCTCACTTACTATGGGCAAAGAACAGAGTTGAGATGCTAAACCTGCACGGTtgacaaacaagaaaacaaatcagAAACCAATATCTGGGAAATATAGGAAGATGTCATATGGACCTAGATGCTAAGTAACCTTAGGAACCTAAAGAAACACATCACATTCTAGAGCCCTTGAG
This genomic interval carries:
- the LOC18778110 gene encoding glucan endo-1,3-beta-glucosidase 12; its protein translation is MATTTLPLLLLVIVSSFQNAVVSGVGINYGTLGNNLPSPKRVAQLLQATLIDKVKIYDTNPEILQAFSNTGIDLIVAVENSHVSNISTDVAAADEWFATRVLPFIPATSITAIAVGNEYLTTTTAATKSDKDPQVDPTALVQAMQNLHAVLIARGLERKIKVTTPHSMAVLASSFPPSSSTFATNLVPTMTSIAAFLADTGAPFMVNAYPYFAYRDNPDMVNLQYALLGNSTSNGVRDPKGYTYTNMLDAQIDAVRAAIDALGLGHRTVEIMVSESGWPSKGDTGDIAATPENAKTYNTRLIERAQSNKGTPMKPNDKVEVFVFALFNENKKEGGATERNFGIFNGDGSKVYEVDLSCKFCSNDGNGNGGGFGFGEKVSGVIRGPSVWCVAKPHADEKVLQAVLDFCCGGGGVDCREIYENGDCFEPQKLLAHASYAMNAYYQMHGRNYWNCDFKGTGLVTFSDPTYGRCRYPQQ